The Edaphobacter sp. 12200R-103 genome contains a region encoding:
- a CDS encoding carbohydrate-binding family 9-like protein, with translation MMVGMRSLLRLPYLAILFVFSLPMASAQTSSDASSIMTAVEASHDAPLTTDPSASFWQNTQPVFITGDTFGNPVPSHRTEVRSRWTKDSLYLLYIAPYEQLNLKPSPSTTTETFQLWNWDVAEAFIGSDFNNIKLYKEFELSPQGEWVDLDINLDKMGDKNAWKWNSGFQVSARIDREHRIWYGAMRIPFSSINSQATAKEGQKFRINLFRCQGPEATRHYLSWQPSMSKTFHVPEHFGTLVLGGPVSDSR, from the coding sequence ATGATGGTTGGCATGCGATCGCTGCTTCGCCTTCCCTATCTTGCCATTCTGTTCGTCTTCTCTCTTCCCATGGCATCCGCCCAGACATCCTCGGACGCATCGTCCATCATGACCGCCGTCGAAGCATCGCACGATGCGCCGTTGACGACCGATCCCTCCGCATCCTTCTGGCAGAACACGCAACCGGTCTTCATCACCGGAGATACTTTCGGGAACCCTGTGCCATCGCATCGCACTGAGGTGCGCTCTCGCTGGACCAAAGACAGTTTGTATCTTCTCTACATTGCTCCCTATGAGCAGTTAAACCTCAAGCCTTCGCCCAGTACGACCACGGAGACCTTTCAGCTTTGGAACTGGGACGTCGCCGAGGCTTTCATCGGATCGGACTTCAACAATATCAAGCTCTATAAGGAGTTTGAACTCTCACCCCAGGGCGAGTGGGTCGATCTCGATATTAATCTGGACAAAATGGGAGATAAGAATGCCTGGAAGTGGAACTCCGGCTTTCAGGTCAGCGCGCGCATCGATCGTGAACATAGAATCTGGTACGGCGCAATGCGGATTCCCTTCTCTTCCATCAACTCGCAGGCAACTGCCAAAGAGGGACAAAAGTTCCGGATCAACCTCTTTCGCTGCCAGGGGCCTGAAGCGACGCGTCATTATCTTTCCTGGCAGCCAAGCATGAGCAAAACATTCCATGTGCCGGAGCACTTCGGAACGTTAGTTCTCGGCGGACCGGTGTCTGATTCACGCTAG
- a CDS encoding carboxypeptidase-like regulatory domain-containing protein, which produces MERTGLKIAILAAVVMTVSMPGWAAAPAAVSGIVRNAQGVAQMGALVQVVGPNAAPVGTAYTDLHGRYLIANLLPGHYEVRASAALFVPALHGNLQLTPGARAIVNLTMNAIFDAAAWLPAERRKADEPRDDWTWTLRSVANKPILRVFDENGDVVMLSSSASENKKPADKARAGVQSGDGGFGTGGVHNVFQVDRSMPDGSDIEIRADIGTRTDPALRAPSTSLQAGYQRRFGLAGSSRLVASYQSHPEMIGAAGASGFDAMQLASAQKTTLGDSVDLEVGGTVYVLRGAGYGIASRPFLRVTAHPAAGWTAGYRMATSRDLQSFAGLDTVELELPVGVMEQGRMRMASGLHQEFTLGRKAGRGLIQVSYYKDNIRKSMLAGGGAIGVADLAPVAAGGILADTATDTFRTMGAGYGSQGVSLLMTEPITPGLWVAVEYSTGGALAAPAGKDPVRLDMVSTELRPRAAQTATVALKGRVIHSGTQVRASYRYQPEAMVTAVNSYAAFSDQAYLSFLIRQPVRVGRVLPDGLEATVDITNLLEQGYRPVLSRDGRMLFLAQSPRMIQAGLAFNF; this is translated from the coding sequence GTGGAACGTACCGGATTGAAGATCGCGATACTGGCTGCTGTCGTCATGACAGTATCCATGCCTGGATGGGCTGCTGCACCTGCAGCGGTCTCCGGCATCGTGCGCAACGCCCAGGGTGTGGCCCAGATGGGAGCACTGGTGCAGGTGGTAGGGCCGAACGCCGCACCGGTGGGAACCGCCTACACCGATCTTCACGGTCGTTATCTGATCGCAAATCTTCTTCCCGGCCACTATGAGGTTCGAGCCTCGGCAGCATTGTTCGTCCCGGCGTTGCATGGAAATCTTCAGCTCACTCCAGGAGCGCGTGCCATCGTCAACCTGACGATGAACGCCATCTTCGACGCTGCCGCGTGGCTGCCTGCCGAACGCCGCAAGGCCGACGAGCCTCGAGATGACTGGACCTGGACGCTCCGTTCTGTCGCCAACAAGCCGATTCTGCGTGTCTTCGATGAGAACGGCGATGTGGTGATGCTGTCGTCGAGTGCGTCCGAAAATAAAAAGCCTGCAGACAAGGCGAGGGCGGGGGTGCAGTCCGGAGATGGTGGCTTCGGCACAGGCGGCGTTCACAACGTCTTCCAGGTAGATCGTTCGATGCCCGATGGATCCGATATCGAGATCCGGGCCGATATCGGGACTCGCACCGATCCCGCTCTGCGGGCTCCCTCAACTTCGCTGCAGGCCGGATATCAGCGCCGCTTTGGACTGGCGGGCTCCAGCCGCCTGGTGGCGAGCTATCAGTCACACCCGGAGATGATCGGCGCCGCGGGGGCATCAGGCTTTGACGCAATGCAGCTGGCTTCGGCCCAGAAGACCACGCTCGGAGATTCCGTCGATCTTGAAGTGGGTGGAACGGTCTATGTCCTGCGCGGGGCGGGGTACGGCATCGCATCGCGGCCTTTTCTGCGGGTAACGGCGCATCCTGCAGCAGGGTGGACCGCAGGCTACCGGATGGCAACCTCGCGGGATCTGCAGTCGTTCGCCGGACTGGATACAGTGGAACTGGAGCTTCCCGTAGGCGTGATGGAGCAGGGCCGGATGCGTATGGCCAGCGGCCTGCACCAGGAGTTTACGCTGGGACGGAAGGCAGGTCGGGGCCTGATTCAGGTCTCCTACTATAAGGACAATATCCGGAAATCAATGCTCGCAGGCGGCGGCGCGATTGGTGTTGCGGATCTGGCGCCTGTAGCGGCTGGCGGCATTCTCGCCGATACGGCAACCGACACCTTCAGGACAATGGGAGCGGGATACGGCTCTCAGGGAGTCAGCCTGTTGATGACCGAGCCGATCACCCCCGGACTGTGGGTTGCCGTGGAGTACAGCACGGGTGGCGCCCTGGCAGCTCCTGCGGGTAAGGATCCTGTGCGGCTGGACATGGTTTCGACGGAGTTGAGGCCGCGCGCGGCGCAGACTGCCACCGTCGCCCTAAAGGGTCGTGTCATTCACAGCGGAACACAGGTTCGAGCCTCGTACCGGTATCAGCCGGAGGCGATGGTCACCGCAGTCAACTCCTATGCCGCCTTCAGCGATCAGGCTTACTTGAGTTTCCTGATCCGCCAGCCTGTGCGCGTCGGCAGAGTGCTGCCAGATGGTCTTGAAGCTACGGTCGACATCACCAATCTTCTGGAGCAGGGATACAGGCCTGTGTTGTCACGCGATGGCCGTATGCTGTTTCTGGCGCAGTCGCCGCGCATGATTCAGGCAGGACTAGCGTTCAACTTCTAG
- a CDS encoding GWxTD domain-containing protein yields MKTSRHLVCGTAFFSLALCGAWILPARAQSTQGDVKQGTSVEEKPDPLKRRLSDKEKFAQQKALRQELKGVYKKWLDEDVRWIITDQEMQAFKSLSNDEERDQFIEQFWLRRNPNPDSPDNEYRDEHYRRIAYANEHFAAGKPGWKTDRGHIYIAYGKPDSIDSHPSGGNYQRPMDEGGGNTSTYPFETWHYRYLQGIGDNIDIEFVDTCMCGDYHMTIDRSEKDALKYVPGAGATLYEQMGMAEKKDRFSGGGLEQLGTGPMSTMNQSKQFDRLNQYAKLMAAPEIKFKDLEQYMVSSKILTGPPFLFDVRTDYVKVTNDTILVPITLQIRNKDITFQNKDGVATGTVNILGRVSNLNHRVIQPFEDTVQVQVPSELLGKTQNNASVYWKSIPLRPGLYKVDIVIKDVNNPDHIGRWQRSINVPKYDDDRLAASSLILADQMERVPSKDIGAGNFVIGNTRIRPRVSSGGSQPVTFHRNQNLNFWMQVYNLGIDEKSKHNGAKIEYQVTNVATKQVLLNTEELTSKTNPNADQVTLERSMPLASLEPGKYEITIKVDDGISKQQIAESAPFVVD; encoded by the coding sequence ATGAAAACCTCGCGGCACTTGGTTTGTGGAACGGCCTTCTTCTCACTGGCTCTTTGCGGAGCCTGGATTCTGCCGGCACGAGCGCAGAGCACGCAGGGAGACGTAAAGCAGGGAACTTCGGTTGAGGAGAAACCCGATCCGTTGAAGCGGCGTCTGAGCGACAAAGAGAAGTTCGCACAGCAGAAGGCGCTGAGGCAGGAGTTGAAGGGCGTCTATAAGAAGTGGCTGGACGAGGACGTTCGCTGGATCATCACCGACCAGGAGATGCAGGCTTTTAAGAGTCTCTCGAACGACGAGGAGCGCGACCAGTTTATTGAGCAGTTCTGGCTCCGCCGCAATCCCAACCCCGATTCTCCTGACAATGAGTACCGCGACGAGCACTATCGCCGTATCGCCTACGCGAATGAACACTTCGCCGCCGGTAAGCCGGGGTGGAAGACGGATCGGGGCCATATCTATATTGCCTACGGCAAACCGGACTCGATCGATTCGCATCCGAGTGGCGGAAACTATCAGCGTCCGATGGATGAAGGCGGAGGCAATACTTCGACCTATCCGTTCGAGACGTGGCACTATCGCTATCTGCAGGGCATTGGAGACAATATAGATATTGAGTTCGTCGATACCTGCATGTGCGGCGACTATCACATGACCATCGACCGCTCGGAGAAGGATGCGCTGAAGTACGTGCCGGGGGCCGGTGCGACACTTTATGAGCAGATGGGCATGGCCGAGAAGAAGGACCGCTTCTCCGGCGGCGGCCTGGAGCAGCTTGGAACCGGGCCGATGTCGACGATGAACCAGAGCAAGCAGTTCGACCGTCTGAACCAGTACGCCAAGCTGATGGCCGCTCCTGAGATCAAGTTCAAGGACCTGGAGCAGTACATGGTCAGCTCGAAGATTCTGACCGGACCCCCGTTCCTCTTCGATGTGCGTACGGACTATGTGAAGGTGACCAACGACACCATCCTGGTGCCGATTACTCTGCAGATTCGCAACAAGGACATCACTTTCCAGAACAAGGACGGCGTAGCGACGGGCACGGTTAATATCCTGGGCAGGGTCTCCAACCTCAATCATCGCGTCATCCAGCCCTTTGAAGACACGGTACAGGTGCAGGTTCCGAGCGAGCTTCTGGGCAAGACGCAGAACAATGCCTCGGTTTACTGGAAGTCAATTCCTCTGCGTCCTGGGCTGTACAAGGTCGATATTGTCATCAAGGACGTGAACAACCCCGATCACATCGGACGGTGGCAGCGCAGCATCAACGTTCCCAAATACGATGATGATCGTCTCGCAGCTTCGTCTCTGATTCTTGCCGACCAGATGGAGCGGGTTCCTTCGAAAGATATCGGAGCAGGCAACTTCGTGATCGGGAACACACGGATTCGCCCGCGCGTGTCGTCGGGTGGCAGCCAGCCGGTAACGTTCCATCGCAACCAGAACTTGAACTTCTGGATGCAGGTGTATAACCTCGGAATCGATGAAAAGAGCAAGCACAACGGCGCCAAGATCGAGTATCAGGTAACAAATGTGGCGACCAAGCAGGTGCTGCTGAATACCGAGGAGCTTACCTCGAAGACGAATCCTAATGCGGACCAGGTGACCCTGGAGCGGTCGATGCCGCTGGCAAGCCTGGAGCCCGGCAAATACGAGATCACCATCAAGGTTGACGATGGAATTTCGAAGCAGCAGATCGCAGAATCTGCGCCGTTTGTTGTAGATTGA
- a CDS encoding efflux RND transporter periplasmic adaptor subunit, giving the protein MSIKKIALIAVGVLILAGVIAGVIRHKQNSITKVATGHVVRQDIVSIVNGTGQIKPKTYVNVGATAFGRITHLYVKEGDHVKRGQLVATVESEQPASAVQAQTATIAASKTDVQSYIAAERTAEANVAQAKADLEQKRFDYERARALYEDKLIAKQDYDAKKAAFDVSEATLQQRQASVAQAKAQTASAHGHVEQAVATLRGNTYSLGLTQSRAPFDALVTNVPVREGETVVVGIQNAEGSTLMTLADMSVITAEVKVDETDIVNVALNQPVNVTVDALPGRVFKGHVTEVGDQALLRTTGLATSQSTTGTEEAKDFKVVVTLDEISDDLKPGLSATAKITTAHRSDVLTIPIQALVQRNPEMEKTLDQHDGKMPGTSGVAASTTPPTAKGEAITGVYVLRNDRKKLRAVFVPVKTGVTGATDIEVLGGLKQGDEIVTGRYKTLRTLKSGTTVKRDNTPETPAEGS; this is encoded by the coding sequence ATGAGTATCAAAAAGATCGCCTTGATTGCGGTAGGAGTCCTGATCCTCGCAGGAGTCATCGCCGGCGTTATTCGCCACAAGCAGAATTCCATCACCAAGGTAGCCACCGGCCACGTCGTGCGCCAGGACATCGTATCCATCGTCAATGGAACTGGCCAGATCAAGCCAAAGACCTACGTCAATGTGGGCGCCACCGCCTTCGGTCGAATTACGCATCTCTACGTCAAAGAAGGCGACCACGTAAAGAGGGGCCAGCTCGTCGCTACGGTCGAGAGCGAGCAGCCGGCCTCCGCCGTCCAGGCCCAGACCGCGACGATTGCAGCGTCGAAGACGGATGTACAGTCCTACATCGCTGCCGAGCGCACTGCCGAAGCCAACGTGGCCCAGGCCAAGGCTGATCTTGAGCAGAAGCGTTTTGACTACGAACGCGCTCGGGCGCTCTACGAGGACAAGCTGATCGCCAAGCAGGACTATGACGCCAAGAAGGCTGCCTTCGACGTATCTGAAGCGACGCTGCAACAACGCCAGGCCTCCGTCGCCCAGGCAAAGGCGCAGACTGCCTCGGCCCATGGGCACGTCGAGCAAGCCGTTGCTACCCTGCGCGGCAATACCTACTCGCTGGGGCTTACACAGAGCAGGGCACCCTTCGATGCCCTTGTGACCAACGTCCCCGTCCGCGAAGGAGAGACCGTCGTCGTCGGCATCCAGAACGCCGAAGGCTCCACCCTGATGACCCTCGCCGATATGTCGGTCATCACCGCCGAAGTCAAGGTCGACGAGACCGATATCGTCAATGTGGCTCTGAACCAGCCAGTCAATGTCACCGTGGATGCCCTTCCCGGCCGCGTCTTCAAAGGTCACGTCACTGAAGTTGGCGATCAGGCGCTGCTTCGCACCACCGGCCTAGCCACCAGTCAATCCACGACGGGAACTGAGGAAGCAAAGGATTTCAAGGTGGTCGTGACGCTCGATGAGATCTCCGACGACCTCAAGCCCGGTCTGTCCGCTACCGCAAAGATCACCACGGCGCATCGCTCCGATGTACTGACTATCCCCATCCAGGCGCTGGTGCAGCGTAATCCGGAGATGGAGAAGACCCTCGATCAGCATGACGGCAAGATGCCTGGAACCAGCGGAGTTGCTGCCAGCACCACCCCGCCCACAGCCAAGGGAGAGGCAATCACCGGCGTCTACGTGCTGCGGAACGACCGCAAGAAGCTTCGCGCTGTCTTCGTTCCCGTAAAGACAGGAGTTACCGGAGCCACGGATATCGAGGTATTGGGAGGACTGAAACAAGGAGACGAGATCGTTACCGGGCGCTACAAAACTCTTCGCACCCTCAAGAGCGGGACCACCGTCAAAAGAGACAACACGCCGGAGACCCCGGCTGAAGGCTCGTAA
- a CDS encoding ABC transporter ATP-binding protein yields MALETAVDTTVSNAAGPHPGDVIVTDNLWKTYEMGDQEVHALRGVNLRIRHNEYVAIMGPSGSGKSTLMNLIGCLDSPSQGKYWLNGHDVSELNDDELARIRNKEIGFVFQTFNLLARATALHNVELPLIYNGTPAAERDQRAKAALDSVGLGTRMLHKPNELSGGQRQRVAIARALINNPSIILADEPTGNLDSKTGDEIMALFDELHARGNTIVLVTHEPDIAEFAHRVVTIRDGVIASDQASGRIRT; encoded by the coding sequence ATGGCTCTCGAAACCGCAGTCGACACTACCGTCAGCAACGCCGCCGGCCCGCATCCCGGAGACGTCATCGTCACCGATAATCTCTGGAAGACCTATGAGATGGGCGACCAGGAGGTCCACGCCCTCCGCGGCGTCAATCTTCGCATCCGGCACAACGAATACGTCGCCATTATGGGGCCGTCCGGCTCCGGCAAATCGACCCTGATGAACCTCATCGGCTGCCTGGATTCGCCTTCACAGGGCAAATACTGGCTGAACGGCCACGATGTCTCCGAGCTGAACGACGACGAGCTTGCCCGCATCCGCAACAAGGAGATCGGATTCGTCTTCCAGACCTTCAATCTGCTGGCCCGGGCGACCGCGCTCCACAACGTCGAGCTGCCCCTGATCTACAACGGCACCCCTGCGGCGGAGCGCGACCAGCGCGCCAAGGCAGCTCTCGATAGCGTAGGTCTGGGCACACGTATGCTACACAAGCCCAACGAGCTCTCCGGCGGCCAGCGTCAACGTGTTGCCATCGCTCGCGCTCTCATCAACAATCCGTCGATCATCCTTGCTGACGAGCCCACTGGAAATCTGGACTCCAAGACCGGCGACGAAATCATGGCGCTCTTCGACGAACTTCACGCCCGCGGCAACACCATCGTCCTGGTCACACATGAGCCCGACATCGCAGAGTTCGCTCACAGGGTCGTCACCATCCGCGACGGCGTTATCGCCAGCGACCAGGCGTCCGGGCGAATCCGCACCTAA
- a CDS encoding amino acid permease: protein MSKLFIRKPMDLLLAEAEAEGEQTLERVLGPFQLTALGVGAVIGAGIFVMAGLGAHYAGPGLMLSFVLSGLGCGFAGLCYAEFAAMIPLAGSAYTYAYATLGELIAWIIGWDLTLEYAMGASTVSSGWSNNFVELLDVFNLKFPLWLAYDHWTGLRKAMEEVARQVMATNFPALAPGTQDYIKQMSDIVAAPTAEMVTRAHQVLGAPVLFGHEIGINLPALVIALIITTVLAIGIKESAKFNSTIVVLKVAVVLFVIGLGAKYVHPGNWGANWHEFAPFGMSGIGAAAAYIFFAYIGFDAVSTTAQEAKNPQRDLPIGMIASLVICTVLYIGVAAVLTGMVPWQSVNIEAPLARAFLDRELIGASNIIIVGALAGLTSVMLVMLLGQTRVLYAMASDGLLPKKFFAEVHPRFRTPFRNTFLVGTLAGVVGAVTPIDDIGKMVNIGTLLAFVIVCMSIIVLRRTEPDRPRPFRTPWVPFIPAMGILANGYLMVKLGWLNWVRLIVWLVIGLVVYFTYSVKHSKVRERAASSVDVKG, encoded by the coding sequence ATGTCGAAGTTGTTTATCAGAAAACCGATGGACCTGCTGCTTGCCGAGGCTGAGGCCGAGGGCGAACAGACGCTGGAACGTGTGCTTGGACCGTTTCAACTGACTGCGCTCGGCGTGGGTGCGGTGATTGGCGCAGGCATCTTTGTCATGGCGGGGCTCGGAGCCCATTACGCTGGCCCGGGGTTGATGCTTTCGTTCGTACTCTCAGGCCTGGGCTGCGGGTTTGCCGGACTCTGCTATGCGGAGTTCGCGGCCATGATTCCGTTGGCCGGCTCAGCCTACACCTATGCCTACGCTACCCTGGGAGAGCTGATCGCCTGGATCATCGGCTGGGACTTGACGCTGGAATACGCTATGGGAGCTAGTACCGTCAGTTCCGGCTGGTCCAACAACTTCGTAGAGCTGTTGGACGTATTCAACCTGAAGTTTCCCTTGTGGCTGGCCTACGATCACTGGACCGGCCTGCGCAAGGCGATGGAAGAGGTGGCCCGTCAGGTCATGGCAACGAACTTCCCGGCGCTGGCCCCCGGAACGCAGGATTACATCAAGCAGATGAGCGACATTGTCGCCGCGCCGACAGCCGAGATGGTCACGCGGGCCCACCAGGTTCTGGGCGCACCCGTCCTGTTTGGCCATGAGATCGGGATCAATCTTCCGGCCCTTGTCATCGCGCTCATCATTACGACCGTGCTCGCTATCGGCATCAAGGAGTCGGCGAAGTTCAATTCGACCATCGTGGTGTTGAAGGTCGCCGTGGTGCTGTTTGTCATCGGTCTGGGCGCGAAGTATGTTCACCCTGGCAACTGGGGCGCCAACTGGCATGAGTTCGCTCCGTTCGGAATGAGTGGCATCGGAGCCGCAGCGGCCTACATCTTTTTTGCCTACATCGGCTTCGACGCGGTTTCGACGACGGCTCAGGAAGCGAAGAACCCGCAGCGCGACCTGCCGATCGGCATGATCGCTTCACTCGTGATCTGTACGGTGCTTTACATCGGTGTCGCGGCCGTGCTCACAGGCATGGTGCCATGGCAGTCCGTCAATATCGAGGCGCCGCTGGCGCGGGCCTTTCTGGACCGCGAGCTAATCGGGGCTTCGAACATCATTATCGTCGGCGCGCTGGCGGGTCTTACCTCGGTGATGCTGGTGATGCTGCTGGGCCAGACGCGTGTGCTCTACGCGATGGCCAGTGACGGCCTGCTGCCGAAGAAGTTCTTCGCCGAAGTTCATCCGCGCTTTCGCACGCCGTTCAGGAACACCTTCCTGGTAGGCACCCTTGCCGGCGTCGTCGGGGCTGTAACTCCAATCGACGATATCGGCAAGATGGTGAACATCGGTACGCTGCTGGCCTTCGTGATCGTATGCATGTCAATCATCGTGCTACGCAGAACCGAGCCGGACCGTCCACGTCCCTTCCGCACGCCATGGGTACCGTTCATCCCGGCCATGGGAATTCTTGCCAATGGCTACCTGATGGTCAAGCTGGGCTGGCTGAACTGGGTCCGCCTGATCGTGTGGCTGGTGATCGGTCTGGTGGTGTACTTCACTTACAGTGTGAAGCACAGCAAGGTGCGAGAGCGAGCGGCCAGCTCCGTCGACGTCAAAGGGTAG
- a CDS encoding APC family permease, whose amino-acid sequence MGLFSATAIVMGSMIGSGIFIVPADMSRLLGSPALLIGAWLVTAVMTIIGALSYGELAAMMPKAGGQYIYLRESLGPLWGFLYGWTLFLVIQTGTIAAVGVAFGKFLGVFFPSVNTSHWLWHIGHVPAWHVGPMVLGNMDIGLNTANLAAIVVIILLTLLNTFGVKMGAAVQNLFTSAKVLALAAMVLVGLVVRDPAALAANFGAGWHNFWAGAGWHSLHASQLGGTDYVGILTILAIVQVGSLFSADAWNNVTFTAGEIRNPKRNLPLSLAIGTGVVLLLYVLCNFVFLSVLPLVGDPHATTIAGRGIQFATEDRVATAVMERAFTGYGARLMGLAILVSTFGCANGMLLAGARVYYAMSRDGLFFKSVGKLSERSKTPVNSLWVQCIWTCLLCLSGSYSQLLDYVIFAVLIFYILTIAGLFVLRRTRPEAQRPYRAIGYPLLPGLYIVMAAWICLVLLRYKPQYTWPGLIIVLLGVPVYLVWSRRSAALEAEAAELRTTGT is encoded by the coding sequence ATGGGGTTATTCTCTGCGACTGCGATCGTGATGGGTTCCATGATCGGATCGGGCATCTTTATTGTGCCGGCCGATATGTCACGCCTCCTTGGCTCTCCCGCGCTACTGATTGGTGCGTGGCTGGTGACCGCAGTGATGACCATCATCGGCGCTCTCAGCTACGGAGAGCTTGCGGCGATGATGCCCAAAGCAGGCGGCCAGTACATCTACCTGCGCGAATCTCTGGGACCGCTGTGGGGATTTCTCTACGGCTGGACGCTCTTTCTCGTCATTCAGACGGGTACCATCGCTGCCGTCGGAGTGGCCTTCGGCAAGTTCCTTGGAGTCTTCTTTCCCTCCGTCAATACAAGTCACTGGCTCTGGCACATCGGGCATGTTCCTGCATGGCATGTGGGCCCGATGGTTCTCGGCAATATGGACATCGGTCTGAATACTGCCAACCTTGCAGCCATCGTCGTGATCATTCTGCTGACGCTCCTTAATACCTTCGGCGTCAAAATGGGTGCGGCTGTACAGAACCTCTTTACCTCGGCCAAGGTTCTTGCGCTGGCGGCTATGGTTCTGGTTGGCCTGGTCGTGCGGGATCCCGCTGCCTTGGCTGCCAATTTTGGCGCGGGCTGGCATAACTTCTGGGCTGGCGCAGGCTGGCACTCTCTGCATGCCTCGCAACTCGGTGGGACAGACTATGTCGGCATTCTGACCATCCTGGCGATCGTTCAGGTGGGCTCGCTCTTCAGTGCCGATGCATGGAACAACGTCACCTTTACTGCGGGCGAGATTCGCAACCCGAAGCGCAATCTTCCACTTTCGCTCGCCATCGGTACAGGCGTGGTCCTGCTGCTCTACGTGCTGTGCAACTTCGTCTTTCTGAGTGTGCTTCCTCTTGTGGGCGATCCGCACGCGACAACCATTGCAGGGCGGGGAATTCAGTTCGCGACGGAAGATCGCGTCGCTACTGCCGTGATGGAGCGCGCATTTACAGGCTACGGAGCCAGACTGATGGGGCTGGCAATTCTCGTCTCCACCTTCGGCTGCGCCAATGGGATGCTGCTGGCCGGCGCTCGCGTCTACTACGCCATGAGCCGAGACGGACTCTTCTTCAAGTCGGTCGGCAAGCTGAGCGAGCGGTCGAAGACCCCGGTCAATTCGCTGTGGGTGCAATGCATCTGGACGTGCCTGCTCTGTCTGTCAGGAAGCTACTCCCAGCTCCTCGATTATGTGATCTTTGCGGTGCTTATCTTCTATATCCTGACGATAGCGGGGCTGTTTGTGCTTCGGCGGACCCGGCCGGAGGCGCAACGTCCGTATCGCGCCATCGGCTATCCCCTGCTGCCGGGTCTTTATATCGTCATGGCAGCCTGGATTTGTCTTGTACTATTGCGTTACAAACCCCAATATACCTGGCCGGGGTTGATCATCGTTCTCCTGGGTGTTCCGGTATATCTGGTATGGAGCCGGCGGAGTGCCGCGTTGGAGGCGGAGGCTGCCGAATTGAGAACCACCGGGACGTAG
- the thiE gene encoding thiamine phosphate synthase, producing MGFLRVPRLYPIVDSEMLAARGIDLRSFVEELRDAGVTLLQYRDKTGSSEQILRNSRAISGIFQGADVTLVMNDSPELARLAGWRAVHVGQTDAAIAEARLALPHGIVGCSTHSTRQVIEADAAGADYIAIGPVFSTSTKRNPDPVVGLEGVRQARALTSKPLVAIGGITADSAGSVIEAGADSVAIIGAFFHPGATAAQWVETFIRAMPKSTA from the coding sequence TTGGGATTCCTGAGAGTTCCACGTCTTTACCCCATCGTAGATTCCGAGATGCTGGCGGCTAGAGGTATCGATCTACGTTCCTTTGTGGAGGAACTTCGAGACGCCGGCGTCACCCTCCTTCAGTATCGCGACAAGACCGGTTCGTCGGAACAGATTCTGCGGAACTCCCGCGCAATCTCAGGAATCTTCCAGGGAGCAGACGTCACTCTGGTCATGAATGATTCCCCGGAGTTGGCGCGTCTTGCCGGATGGCGTGCCGTCCACGTCGGCCAGACCGATGCAGCCATTGCAGAGGCTCGGCTTGCACTCCCGCACGGTATCGTCGGCTGCTCCACGCACTCCACCCGGCAGGTCATAGAAGCGGATGCCGCTGGCGCCGATTACATCGCCATCGGTCCTGTCTTCTCCACCTCAACCAAGCGAAATCCTGATCCTGTCGTTGGGCTCGAAGGAGTCCGGCAGGCACGCGCTCTAACCTCCAAGCCGTTGGTGGCAATAGGGGGAATCACAGCCGACAGTGCGGGCAGTGTTATTGAGGCGGGCGCGGATAGTGTTGCAATCATCGGTGCTTTCTTCCATCCTGGAGCTACCGCAGCGCAGTGGGTCGAGACCTTTATACGCGCAATGCCGAAGTCCACCGCCTGA